The Thomasclavelia ramosa DSM 1402 genome includes a region encoding these proteins:
- a CDS encoding nucleoside recognition domain-containing protein — protein sequence MKKFNYYFTLLLVAFITLFSFFNMFQIVSLSNNVIKIIINNLLPSLLPFMILISLCLSLGLLNLFSYLIQWIFKPLFKLSPIMSSIYFISFFCGYPTNVKMIKEAYELNYINSQELQHLLSIASFASISFIFVSLHLEYPLIIYFCHLAPSIIKALFYHQHYEFQSLKESIIRLKKPHVSFVEALKQSILSSCYAFIFILGYMLVFQFVGYAIGHIIKDSFINAIIQGVLEFSSGSLQLLQFSHTPLVYSLICFNLSFSGLSVMMQTDNLLDGIDYSFKAYFKARLFHGLCSFTLCLLILTYLL from the coding sequence AAAAAATTCAATTACTATTTTACTTTACTATTAGTTGCCTTTATTACACTATTTTCATTCTTTAACATGTTTCAAATTGTTTCACTCTCTAATAATGTGATTAAAATAATTATTAATAATCTATTACCTTCATTATTACCATTTATGATCCTTATTTCACTCTGTTTATCTTTAGGGTTATTAAATCTCTTTAGCTATTTAATCCAATGGATCTTTAAACCATTATTTAAATTATCACCAATCATGTCTTCTATATACTTCATCTCATTTTTTTGTGGTTATCCAACTAATGTTAAAATGATCAAAGAAGCATATGAATTAAATTATATTAATTCTCAAGAATTACAACATCTTTTATCTATTGCTTCATTTGCTTCAATTTCCTTTATTTTTGTATCATTGCATCTTGAATATCCATTGATCATATATTTTTGTCATCTAGCACCTAGTATTATTAAAGCTTTATTTTATCACCAGCATTATGAGTTTCAAAGTTTGAAGGAATCAATCATTAGACTAAAAAAGCCCCATGTCAGTTTTGTGGAAGCTTTGAAACAAAGCATTTTAAGTTCATGTTATGCTTTTATTTTCATCCTTGGTTATATGCTGGTTTTTCAATTTGTAGGATATGCTATTGGTCATATTATTAAGGACAGCTTCATTAATGCTATTATTCAGGGAGTTCTTGAGTTTAGTTCTGGAAGTCTTCAACTATTACAATTTAGTCATACCCCGCTAGTATATAGCTTAATTTGTTTTAATCTATCTTTTAGTGGTCTTAGTGTAATGATGCAAACGGATAATCTTTTAGATGGAATTGACTATAGTTTTAAGGCTTATTTCAAAGCTCGCTTATTTCATGGTCTTTGTTCATTTACCTTATGTCTATTAATTTTAACTTATCTGTTATGA
- a CDS encoding Cof-type HAD-IIB family hydrolase — protein sequence MESKFKIIIMDVDGTLTNSQKIVTPKTKAALMKAQELGIKLILASGRPTSGLIGLGHELQMDKYHGLFVCYNGSKVVDCQTKEELFNQPLSIEEGKAVLEHMKKFDRVRPMIDKGEYMFVNNVYDNYINFNGAPFNVIEYESRGGNYKLCEIDDLAAFADFEINKILTTSDPEYLQEHYQEMMEPFKDSLSCMFTGPFYFEFTAQGIDKAKALDTVLKPMGYSQDEMIAFGDGHNDASMVKYAGTGVAMANAVQDLKDISQYITLSNDEDGIAEALYKYIPELKD from the coding sequence ATGGAAAGCAAATTTAAAATAATTATTATGGATGTTGATGGAACATTAACCAACAGTCAAAAAATTGTTACCCCAAAAACTAAAGCAGCTTTAATGAAAGCACAAGAGTTAGGTATTAAATTAATTTTAGCTTCTGGGCGTCCAACATCTGGCCTTATTGGATTAGGGCATGAATTACAAATGGATAAATATCATGGTTTATTCGTATGTTATAATGGTAGTAAAGTTGTTGACTGCCAAACAAAAGAAGAATTATTTAATCAACCATTGAGCATTGAAGAAGGCAAAGCTGTCTTAGAGCATATGAAGAAGTTCGATCGTGTACGTCCAATGATTGACAAAGGTGAATATATGTTTGTCAACAATGTTTATGATAACTATATTAATTTCAATGGTGCACCATTCAATGTTATTGAATATGAATCACGTGGTGGAAACTATAAGTTATGTGAGATTGACGATTTAGCAGCTTTTGCTGATTTTGAGATCAATAAAATCTTAACTACTAGTGATCCTGAATATCTTCAAGAACACTATCAAGAAATGATGGAACCATTTAAAGATAGTCTAAGCTGTATGTTTACCGGTCCTTTCTACTTTGAATTTACGGCTCAAGGAATTGATAAAGCTAAAGCTTTAGATACTGTTTTAAAACCAATGGGTTATAGCCAAGATGAAATGATTGCTTTTGGTGATGGTCATAATGATGCATCAATGGTTAAATATGCAGGAACAGGTGTTGCTATGGCTAATGCCGTTCAAGACTTAAAAGATATTAGTCAATATATAACTTTATCTAATGATGAAGATGGTATTGCTGAAGCATTATATAAATACATTCCAGAATTAAAAGATTAG
- a CDS encoding Fur family transcriptional regulator — MPKTRYSKQRELIYENLKARCDHPTAEAIYSDLKKDNPGLSLGTVYRNLNFLADAKMIRKLDVGQTIVHFDGDISDHYHFICNECNQVFDITYHDENISNVVQEHTKHHIEKTDIVFSGICEECLKKKN, encoded by the coding sequence ATGCCAAAGACAAGATACTCTAAACAGCGTGAATTGATTTACGAAAATTTAAAAGCAAGATGCGATCATCCTACTGCTGAAGCTATTTATAGTGATTTAAAAAAAGATAACCCCGGCTTAAGTTTAGGAACTGTTTATCGTAATCTTAACTTTTTAGCTGATGCTAAAATGATCAGAAAATTAGATGTTGGTCAAACAATCGTCCATTTCGACGGGGACATTAGTGATCATTATCATTTTATCTGTAATGAATGTAATCAAGTGTTTGACATCACTTACCATGATGAAAACATTAGTAATGTAGTACAAGAACATACTAAACATCATATCGAAAAAACGGATATTGTTTTTAGCGGTATATGTGAAGAATGTTTAAAAAAGAAAAATTAA
- the rbr gene encoding rubrerythrin — MTLKGTKTANNLMHAFAGESQARNRYTYYASIAKKEGFVQIQNIFLETANQEKEHAKRLMKLMNKDLAGETLYTDGNFPVLLGTTAENLKAAAAGENEEYTDMYPSFAKTAREEGFEDIATVLDSIAIAEKHHEERYLKLLAALEAGNTFKRETPVVWKCNNCGFIFEGLEAPERCPACDHPQAHFEVNTFFLG; from the coding sequence ATGACACTTAAAGGAACTAAAACAGCTAACAACTTAATGCATGCATTTGCGGGAGAAAGCCAAGCACGTAATCGCTATACTTACTATGCTTCAATCGCTAAAAAAGAAGGATTTGTACAAATTCAAAATATTTTCTTAGAAACAGCAAATCAAGAAAAAGAACATGCCAAAAGATTAATGAAATTAATGAATAAAGATTTAGCCGGAGAAACATTATATACTGATGGAAACTTCCCAGTATTATTAGGTACTACTGCTGAAAACTTAAAAGCAGCTGCTGCAGGAGAAAACGAAGAATATACAGATATGTATCCAAGTTTTGCTAAAACAGCTCGTGAAGAAGGATTTGAAGATATTGCTACAGTTTTAGACAGCATTGCAATTGCTGAAAAACATCATGAAGAAAGATATTTAAAATTATTAGCAGCTTTAGAAGCTGGTAATACATTTAAAAGAGAAACACCAGTTGTATGGAAATGTAATAACTGTGGATTTATTTTCGAAGGTTTAGAAGCACCAGAAAGATGTCCAGCTTGTGATCATCCTCAAGCTCACTTTGAAGTAAATACTTTCTTTTTAGGATAA
- a CDS encoding restriction endonuclease, producing MKLIILWLINTIFVLPLKIITILFKLIYKIIKNIYFNNLDLEYINTMDGHDFEYFTKTLLEKNGFKQVNVSQSSSDYGIDVFAYKNKYTYAIQCKRYSKTVGIKAVQEAKSGCEYYQCDIPVVFTNNTFSSAAINLAKNTNVELWDQDTLYHYLKKSKILTKSLPLYYPLFTFITTAILSYYYLQHQDYLLIPLLINMFLFISIIVKILKDKKKTPIILKEPEYTIHDYHDTIQ from the coding sequence ATGAAACTAATTATCTTATGGCTCATTAATACAATTTTTGTTTTACCCTTAAAAATAATTACTATACTTTTTAAACTAATATATAAAATAATTAAAAATATTTACTTTAATAATTTAGATTTAGAATATATCAATACAATGGATGGTCATGATTTTGAGTATTTCACCAAAACATTATTAGAAAAAAACGGCTTTAAACAAGTGAATGTCAGCCAAAGCAGTAGCGATTATGGAATTGATGTCTTTGCATATAAAAACAAATATACATATGCTATACAATGTAAACGTTACAGCAAAACAGTAGGAATCAAAGCAGTTCAGGAAGCAAAAAGCGGTTGTGAATACTATCAGTGCGATATTCCAGTAGTCTTCACTAACAATACTTTTAGCAGTGCTGCAATTAATCTCGCTAAAAATACAAATGTTGAGTTATGGGATCAAGATACTCTTTATCACTATTTAAAAAAATCTAAGATTTTAACTAAATCATTACCACTTTATTATCCTCTGTTTACCTTCATTACTACCGCCATTTTATCTTATTACTATTTACAGCATCAAGACTATTTACTGATTCCTTTATTGATAAATATGTTTTTGTTTATCAGTATCATTGTTAAAATTTTGAAAGATAAAAAAAAGACTCCTATTATTTTAAAAGAGCCTGAATATACGATTCATGATTATCACGATACTATTCAATAG
- a CDS encoding TIGR01906 family membrane protein has product MSYNKKDIFLATMLMLFIISLAIVFTVFFKQLYYLDINYLGIDLTSGMSVETIKKNYDVLIAYQSIFYRGTLNLPDFVMSTNGRIHFEEVKTIFEAIQVIMVVSGLISLPLVIRRFKEKEYRFLKLTGLITIIVPAMLGFVVALDFESAFITFHQIVFRNNYWVFDYRSDPVINILPETFFMHCFIMIVIIVITLAGLCLFYYYHKQKQIINDTIE; this is encoded by the coding sequence ATGAGTTATAATAAAAAAGACATTTTTTTAGCAACGATGTTAATGTTATTTATTATTTCATTAGCAATAGTATTCACTGTCTTTTTTAAACAGCTGTATTATTTAGATATTAATTATTTAGGAATTGATTTAACGAGTGGAATGTCAGTTGAAACAATAAAAAAGAATTACGATGTTTTAATTGCATATCAGTCGATCTTTTATCGGGGAACGTTGAATCTGCCAGATTTTGTAATGTCAACAAACGGTAGGATTCATTTTGAAGAAGTAAAAACAATTTTTGAGGCAATCCAGGTAATTATGGTAGTTAGTGGGTTGATCTCATTACCGTTAGTAATTAGACGATTTAAAGAAAAAGAATATCGTTTTTTAAAGCTTACTGGGCTGATTACTATTATTGTACCAGCAATGTTGGGTTTTGTTGTAGCATTAGATTTTGAAAGTGCTTTTATAACTTTTCATCAAATTGTATTTAGAAACAATTATTGGGTATTTGATTATCGTAGTGATCCGGTAATCAATATTTTACCAGAAACCTTTTTTATGCATTGTTTTATTATGATTGTTATAATTGTAATTACTCTAGCAGGGTTATGTTTATTTTATTATTATCATAAGCAAAAGCAAATAATAAACGATACTATTGAATAG